From Lacerta agilis isolate rLacAgi1 chromosome Z, rLacAgi1.pri, whole genome shotgun sequence, the proteins below share one genomic window:
- the CZH9orf78 gene encoding telomere length and silencing protein 1 homolog — MPAGKAFRRRKVDSDEDDEDAQVTEEVRLKLEEAKEVQSLRRRPNGVSAAALLVGEKLQEETTLADDPFKIKTGGMVDMKKLKERGKDRISEEEDLNLGTSFSAETNRRDEDADMMKYIETELKKRKGIVENEEQKVKQKNAEDCLYELPESIRVSSAKKTEEMLSNQMLSGIPEVDLGIEAKIKNIISTEEAKARLLAEQQNKKKDSETSFVPTNMAVNYVQHNRFYHEELNAPVRRNKEEPKARPLRVGDTEKPEPERSPPNRKRPPNEKATDDYHYEKFKKMNRRY, encoded by the exons ATGCCTGCGGGGAAGGCTTTCCGTCGGAGGAAGGTGGACTCTGACGAGGATGACGAGGATGCGCAGGTCACCGAGGAGGTCCG gctaaaaCTAGAGGAAGCAAAAGAAGTGCAGAGTCTAAGGAGGAGGCCAAATGGAGTGAG TGCGGCTGCTCTGCTCGTGGGGGAGAAATTACAAGAAGAAACGACCCTGGCG GATGATCCCTTTAAAATAAAGACCGGTGGAATGGTGGACATGAAGAAACTGAAAGAACGGGGCAAGGACAG GATCAGCGAAGAAGAGGACCTCAACCTTGGGACTTCTTTTTCCGCAGAGACCAACAGGAGGGATGAAGATGCTGATAT GATGAAGTACATTGAAACCGAGCTGAAGAAAAGGAAGGGAATTGTGGAAAATGAGGAACAGAAAGTGAAGCAGAAGAATGCCGAAGACTGTCTGTATGAGCTGCCTGAGAGCATTCGCGTCTCTTCAGCTAAGAAGACTGAGGAGATGCTGTCCAATCAGATGCTGAGTGGCATTCCGGAGGTGGACCTCGGAATTGA AGCTAAGATCAAAAACATCATTTCCACCGAGGAGGCCAAAGCGCGATTGCTGGCTGAGCAGCAGAACAAAAAGAAAGACAGCGAAACCTCCTTTGTCCCAACAAACATGGCTGTCAACTACGTCCAGCACAACAGAT TTTATCATGAAGAGCTAAATGCACCAGTACGGAGAAACAAAGAAGAACCCAAAGCCCGTCCCCTCAGGGTGGGAGATACCGAGAAACCAGAACCTGAGA GGTCCCCACCAAATCGCAAACGCCCCCCAAATGAGAAGGCAACCGATGACTATCACTATGAGAAGTTCAAGAAGATGAACCGGCGGTACTGA